DNA from Saccharomyces cerevisiae S288C chromosome V, complete sequence:
tttttcttttttttttttatagtcCTAAGCAGAACATGACTAAATCGCCATAAATTAACAATATAGTGGGAATAAGGCACACCAGAAGTGCCACGATatagtatatatacaatgaTAAATGAGTACGTTGCCAGAAAGGTCGCTCTAAAGGACATGCAACCATGTGCGATCTGTAGCAAACCATCCACTACCGTCCTTTACAACGCATCTGGTCCAGATTGGCTATATACATGCGAAATACATTTACAAGATAATCCACAATTTGTCATTCCCCTCTATAGTACAGAGTATAATGAAGCCGTGGCTCAATTAAAACTAGTAAAGGGGAAAATGGATAGTCTGACATCAGCTCAAACCCAATTAGGGTCCTGGGATGGTTGGGTTACTAAAATATTCtccaagaaagaaaaggagaCAAATAACTCTAAAGACCCTGATCCAACTACAACCGACTCTACTGATACATCTCCACAGGCTAAGAACGATGCAGAAATCTTGtcagaaacaaagaaacaGTACAGCAAAATACTTGACAAAGTTACAGAACTGCAAAggaaaaacagaaaatacGAACTAGCAAAAATCATGTTTGAAAGCAGACTCctaagaaaaagaacagaaCAAGTAAATCGCGAACGATACCTCAAGGAGCAAGAGAATTACTCTAATACGGATCCTGAAGAACTGCTTCGAAAACACGTGTTCCCCTCCGTTCCAAAATAAGGACGCAACGGTTGGACCGTTCCTCTTCCTATGGCCTAATACCCATGAACTATTGATTATATAGTATATAAAACTCACCATGGATTATCTATTCATGGTTCGTAACCAAAAGCTAAATGCTCATCACATTCTAAAGATcacaaaataaaatcaacACGTATCAAGCGACTAAATTGTagctaatttttttctttctttccagGGAAGGCAGAAAGTGTGAGTGATGTTTGTATTTCTGACAAGCTGTTGAGAGCAGGCAAATGGTGCTTCATCAAGTTAAATAATCATCGTTGAACGACTTCAAATTAACAGCGGCTTGTTCCTTCGTTCCCTTCATATTCATCACTGAGCGTAGAAAGCTAACGtattactcttttttttggaaaggGAGTCAATTGACGCTTAAAGACTAGTCATTTTGTTTAGAAAAAGTCTTATATTTATTTCTGCAGGTGGCAACATACTAGCATATGGAAAAAGTTTAGGTAACGAATTTTGATCAAACTAAATCTCACTTCTGAACTGACTAcatattctttatttaaGGAGTTgacatttttcatttatccAGTCACAATTTTAAAAGCACTTCGTTAACACGTTTGGTTGTCCTTATTTTTGCATTGTGATTATATCAGGCGGCATTAAGTGAAGTATACCTTGTGACCTGAAGATTTACTTTGGAAAGTAATTGATGTTTTAAGACAGTACCggtttcctttttttttatttggattttttgtCAGTAAGAATTTGTAATTATAGATTAAGATAAAACGAAAAGAAGCATATTAATAAGGAGTTTTGAACATGGATAGGAGTGATAAAAAAGTTAACGTCGAAGAGGTCAATGTACCTTCAAACTTACAAATAGAATTAGAAAAATCAGGCACCAGTAGCAGTGTATCACTCCGAAGCCCGACTAAGAGTAGCGCTACCAATTTGGCGGGCATGGCCGAAGGTGCAAGAGATAATGCATCAATAGCGTCTTCATCGGTAGATTCCCTCAACATGCTATTAGAGCGGCAAAGAGTAAGGCAGTTAAACCATCCACAGCACCAACAGCATATAAGTAGTTCACTAGCTAAGACCCCGACAACGACTTCATCATTTTGTTCGAGCGGGAGTTCTAAGAATAAAGTTAAGGAAACTAATCGAATATCTCTAACATACGACCCGGTGTCAAAGAGGAAAGTTTTAAACACTTATGAGATCATCAAAGAATTAGGCCATGGACAACATGGAAAAGTAAAATTAGCAAGAGATATATTGAGTAAGCAATTAGTAGCGATTAAAATAGTGGATAGacatgaaaagaaacagaGGAAGTTTTTCACGTTTATCAAATCAAGTAAAATATCcgaaaatgataaaataaaacgAGAAATTGCcattatgaaaaaatgccaTCACAAACATGTCGTACAACTGATAGAAGTTCTGGATGATTtaaaatcaagaaaaatttatttagTTCTAGAGTATTGTTCTCGAGGCGAGGTAAAATGGTGTCCACCGGATTGTATGGAATCAGATGCTAAGGGTCCCTCTTTACTAAGTTTTCAAGAAACGCGAGAGATTTTAAGAGGCGTTGTGCTCGGCTTAGAATATCTCCATTACCAAGGAATCATTCACCGAGATATTAAGCCTGCCAACTTATTAATATCAGGAGATGGCACTGTTAAGATTTCCGATTTTGGTGTTTCTTTAGCTGCTAGCAGCACGAATAGTTCCGATAGTAGCGAATCCTTAGACGAGTTAGAATTAGCCAAAACAGTGGGCACGCCTGCATTTTTTGCTCCCGAAATGTGCTTGGGTGAAGATGCATTCACCAGGTATAACTtaacaaaggaaaatttatTTCGTGGTTCTTGCATCTCATTCATGATAGATATTTGGGCTGTGGGTGTGACCTTGtactgtcttctttttggaatgctgccttttttttctgattttgagctcaaattatttgaaaaaattgtaaaCGACCCGTTAAAATTTCCAacatttaaagaaatacaGTCCAACAAAGTATCTAAAGTATCTTGTGAGGAGGAATACGAAATGGCAAAGGAccttttattgaaattgttagaaaaaaatccccaaaaaagaatgactATACCTGCCATTAAAAAACATCCTTTTGTTTCATGGGATTTTGACCACGTACCGGAGAACGATGAAAAGTTACTATCTTCTGTCCTTGAGCAAAAATTACGTTTCCAATGTAACCAAACTGATCAATTTGAACCCATTTCTATTTCAAAGCACGAATTGAAAAACGCTGTCTCCGGTGTCgggaaaaaaatcaaagagtCCGTACTAAAAAGTATCCCGCTAAAGGATCCGTCAGATCTCTCTAATAAAAACTACCTTCATCCAACGGAAACCACTAGGGGCAGAGGGGATGCCAATGTTATTGTCAGCGAAGGTTCAGTGTTATCGAATATTAAGGAATTAAGTGCTAATGATGGATGTTTGAACACTGATAGCGACACTAATATTAATATCAACGACGATGATCATTATAGTGGTGATGATAACGATGGACATTTAACGAAAAGAGAACTAGAACGAGAATTAAACAAATTCGATGATAAACACGAGGCCGGAAATATGGTTAATTTACCTATCAATTCCTCATTTGCATCCTTGGACAGCTTCTACATAGATAATTTTGCGATGGCTAGAATGGGAATGAGTTCTCCAGAAGCGGGAGATTCGGTTTCGTCTGTACCAAACCTTCCTTCTGCACCGTCTTCAACAAGGCTTGGACGATCACCAGTCTTTAGTGGAGTCACCAACCAACCAAGTCCAATTCGCCCCGTTTTGCCACAACAAAAGTCATCGTTTTGTGCAACAGGTCGGTATGATAAGAGTCACAATAGTCTTCTTagaaattcttcatctCATCTAACGTCATACAACTCCGGCAGACCATCTTCAAGGACTGGCCGAATGAATTCACGCAACCAAAACTTACCGAAAATACCAAATAGcctttcaaaaatctcAACAACGAAATTGACTGAACTAAGAGTTCCAAAGGATTCAGAAATTCCATCACCTGCAAAAAACCCTAACGCTGATCGTTTGAGAAGGTTTCCcgtaaagaaaaataccaAAACACCCGCCATAAAAGATCCTCCGAGAATAAACATTAATAGCAGCGATAAGTCAGGCTCCAAAAATTCTCCTATAAAATCCTTATACCAACGGATGAAACAGTCTAAGGATAATTCAAAAACCTTCGAGGTACGTAGAGGAAACTTTTTCAGTCATTTTAATGgagatgatgatgatagcAGTAGCCAGTCGTCCGTAACCAGTTCTGGTTCAGAATCTGATTCTGAATTATCATCCACTTCATCGTCCTGTACATCTGGAACCCAATCTCGGAATAGCTCCAACAATAATGCATATTCAGAAACGGAGTCATTACCTTTCGAGTTTGGTGTTGATTCAGAAGATGGAAGTGGAGTATTATTAAGAGATTTACCTAACGAAGATCAAATAAGGCCGTTTCTGGATATACAACCATGTCGACGCATGAAAGTTAAAAGTTCATTGAACCTCGAACCACCTTCTGtctcatcttcttcatcttcatcctccGACGAAGATGAGCTAATTTTAAATGTCGGGACTGCAGGTCATCGAAGAAGGcataattcttcaaaacttAGTGAACTATCCAATAGTCCGCAGAAGGGatcaaataatttcatgtattcCAATGGAAGTGTTCATGACAGTGAGACGACGATAACGCCGCAAAATATGGATGACTTGACGCTGCATCAGGCACTGAGCCGCAGCCAACCCATTAGTAAGCCTGGCCCATTAGTATTACCAAAGCGTTTAGACCAAAAGAAAGCTACGACGGAAACCTCAAATTTAACAGATATCGTTGAATTTAACGGTAATAACGATCATCGAAAGGACAAAAATTTCGATAAAGTTCTTTATTCAAGGGACTTGTTAAAAGATGCTCTAAGTTCCACTAATGCAGGCAGAAGGAGATCCATACcttcaaataaaataagAGGACGAAAGGACGCAAGTATTACCATGAGTACTAATGTTGGTAATGATGAACATGCTAGAAATACCAGCTGCCATGGTGATAAAGGACAAGAAAATGGCGCTATAAAACAAAGGACCCATGAAAGATCGCGATCTTTAACAGTCGCTGAACTAAATGAAGAGAAGAGAAGGAGTGCACTTCCATGAGTGTAAAATTCAAAGTAATTTCCATCGGACTACGATGTTAATCAGATATATGGTAGAAAGCTCTAACTTTTTACCCTTGCCAACATGCACGCATATATGTGTATGTTAAAATAAGTTCTGTATTTGAAATGCATGTGATTTACAATCCTCTTGCAATGAACTTAATATCATTAACAGgctaaaaataatatatgATGTAGATCTTTTTAGTTTAGCATAATATAATCTATAAAtctataatatttttattctaaATTATTAAAAGGGCGGCGAGAGAAGTGTATCTGTGCTTAGAAAACTTTTCGTTTCTTCGTCTCACCCTGAGAAGTGCCTTTTCgtttcaaaatcattacTGGTGAGTGTCattaaactttttcaatttgcaATTTCCGtatctttaaaatttcataagGAAGCGTGAGTTTTAACGTGCTGATTCAAATTATCGCTTCTGCTGAAGTTCTTATTACAGATATGGCATGTAAATGGTTTTTCGCACATATGTAAAGATCTGACATGCCTCTTCAAATGCTCTTGTCTTTTAAATCTTCTATCGCAAAATTCACAACCAAATTGCTTGGAAGCGTCCGGAATTAAAGAGGGCTTCCTTCCGCGCGTCTTCTGCATGCTTCCTGTCTTCTTCCTCACCACTAAGCCAtgagaagaagaggaagattGTACTGAAGGTGATGGTGCAGAAGGAGAAGGAGAAGAGGATGGTTCTGATATGGCAGCCAATAAGTCCTTTCTCGAATCATTGCtgaattttgaaactgGCTCAATCATCTTAAAATCACTGCCAGACTTAAATGGATTCGTTGTCTTAGCAATGCTTTGAGTAGAGATATCCTTGTTATTTCCCACCAGCTTTAACGGATTTATTATCGCGTGGTCACTCTCATCACTTTCTTCATTAGAGGAAACATCAAACCCTGAATTTATAAGcacttcattttcttgctCAAGAGGAAGAGACTTGATTAGAGTGCTTTTCCTACTTCTGAAGAATCTatttttgaacattttCTGCGAGGAAGAGTTTTCGGTCTGAATGGGTTCACAACCAAGGCTATTactgttattattactacTGCTACTACTGCCGAATATGTTTAATTTGAAATAGTCCctaactttttttttagattgGGGCACAGTGGTAAAAGAGTCTTCAAGCTCATCGTCAATGTTTTCCGTTGGATCTATTATAAATTCATGTATCTCcagatttttcaagttATTAGTACTGGAAATCCTGTTCAGCCCGTCAAGAGGCTGTTGCTTGAGAAAGGAAAATCTTTCATTTACCTCCAACTCGTCGTCGCTAACCATCAATACATCACTTTCATTATTTAGATCgatgtcatcatcattttctacGATGTCGTTATTAAATAATGGTTCGTTAAGTTCCCTCCTACCAAAAAACTCGTATTCGTAGTAGTTACCGTTTTCGGTACGATAGTCGGATATCGAAAGCCTTCTCTCCAACTGATTTGATGAAGTAGCTGTAGTTACACAATTGTCGACAATAGTATTGCCTGTTAGATCGTTGATAATTTCtacattattattgtcaATTTCCTTGGCATTGGCGTTGGCATTTGGTATGAGTTGAAGGGTAAAATGTTGCTTGTCGTTATTGCGGCTTTCGTTAAACAGCTCAGTCTTAGAATTCAAAGTGTAACTGAAAACCGTGTCATTTGATTCAAATCTTTGTAAAGGGTATAAAGACATGCTTGTCTGTCTATGTTATCGTAAAGCTTTATTTGTCCCTGGATAGTTTATGAAGTCTAGCAGGCCTACTGTACAAATTCAAAACAgaaaatcatcatcttgCTCGAAGCCAGCCCATGCTACCTATGGCTCTCAGTCGCCCATTCAGCtatctatatatatcttGGATGGCCACGCTAGGAACCGCGCCGGGCAACAACTTGGGCAAAAGCCCTCGGAACAGTAAAAGCCACCTTTCCGTGGGTTATCcgctgaaattttttgctcCATTTCCGAAGCGTCGCACTCGTAACCgtaaatgtaaaaaaacaGCACCCAATTGGGCCATGTGTGATTAACGCCGGGCGGCTATGCACGTTTGAACAAGTATATCCGCATGGAGCAACAACTGCTATAAGAAATTCCGTCAGAGAAATGGCTTGACTTGCTGCAAGCACAGAGGTGTTTATGGATAATATGTATACAATAACCTCATAGGTGTTTGGCAGTGTGAATTCACTGTTCCCTGCGTTCCCGGAATGGAGAAAGGGGTATGACAGgcgccaaaaaaaaaaaacactgaaaaacaagagaaaagagTAAAGGAGATGGCTTgaatataatatttattCCTTGCTAAGTTTAATAGCGTATTTTCTTATATTAATTCCGTGGACGATCAGATGCGGGAATACAATGT
Protein-coding regions in this window:
- the VFA1 gene encoding Vfa1p (Protein that interacts with Vps4p and has a role in vacuolar sorting; stimulates the ATPase activity of Vps4; localizes to endosomes in a Vps4-dependent manner; overexpression causes canavanine sensitivity and confers a partial class D vacuole morphology), with product MINEYVARKVALKDMQPCAICSKPSTTVLYNASGPDWLYTCEIHLQDNPQFVIPLYSTEYNEAVAQLKLVKGKMDSLTSAQTQLGSWDGWVTKIFSKKEKETNNSKDPDPTTTDSTDTSPQAKNDAEILSETKKQYSKILDKVTELQRKNRKYELAKIMFESRLLRKRTEQVNRERYLKEQENYSNTDPEELLRKHVFPSVPK
- the SAK1 gene encoding serine/threonine protein kinase SAK1 (Upstream serine/threonine kinase for the SNF1 complex; plays a role in pseudohyphal growth; partially redundant with Elm1p and Tos3p; members of this family have functional orthology with LKB1, a mammalian kinase associated with Peutz-Jeghers cancer-susceptibility syndrome; SAK1 has a paralog, TOS3, that arose from the whole genome duplication), encoding MDRSDKKVNVEEVNVPSNLQIELEKSGTSSSVSLRSPTKSSATNLAGMAEGARDNASIASSSVDSLNMLLERQRVRQLNHPQHQQHISSSLAKTPTTTSSFCSSGSSKNKVKETNRISLTYDPVSKRKVLNTYEIIKELGHGQHGKVKLARDILSKQLVAIKIVDRHEKKQRKFFTFIKSSKISENDKIKREIAIMKKCHHKHVVQLIEVLDDLKSRKIYLVLEYCSRGEVKWCPPDCMESDAKGPSLLSFQETREILRGVVLGLEYLHYQGIIHRDIKPANLLISGDGTVKISDFGVSLAASSTNSSDSSESLDELELAKTVGTPAFFAPEMCLGEDAFTRYNLTKENLFRGSCISFMIDIWAVGVTLYCLLFGMLPFFSDFELKLFEKIVNDPLKFPTFKEIQSNKVSKVSCEEEYEMAKDLLLKLLEKNPQKRMTIPAIKKHPFVSWDFDHVPENDEKLLSSVLEQKLRFQCNQTDQFEPISISKHELKNAVSGVGKKIKESVLKSIPLKDPSDLSNKNYLHPTETTRGRGDANVIVSEGSVLSNIKELSANDGCLNTDSDTNININDDDHYSGDDNDGHLTKRELERELNKFDDKHEAGNMVNLPINSSFASLDSFYIDNFAMARMGMSSPEAGDSVSSVPNLPSAPSSTRLGRSPVFSGVTNQPSPIRPVLPQQKSSFCATGRYDKSHNSLLRNSSSHLTSYNSGRPSSRTGRMNSRNQNLPKIPNSLSKISTTKLTELRVPKDSEIPSPAKNPNADRLRRFPVKKNTKTPAIKDPPRININSSDKSGSKNSPIKSLYQRMKQSKDNSKTFEVRRGNFFSHFNGDDDDSSSQSSVTSSGSESDSELSSTSSSCTSGTQSRNSSNNNAYSETESLPFEFGVDSEDGSGVLLRDLPNEDQIRPFLDIQPCRRMKVKSSLNLEPPSVSSSSSSSSDEDELILNVGTAGHRRRHNSSKLSELSNSPQKGSNNFMYSNGSVHDSETTITPQNMDDLTLHQALSRSQPISKPGPLVLPKRLDQKKATTETSNLTDIVEFNGNNDHRKDKNFDKVLYSRDLLKDALSSTNAGRRRSIPSNKIRGRKDASITMSTNVGNDEHARNTSCHGDKGQENGAIKQRTHERSRSLTVAELNEEKRRSALP
- the COM2 gene encoding Com2p (Transcription factor that binds IME1 Upstream Activation Signal (UAS)ru; COM2 transcription is regulated by Haa1p, Sok2p and Zap1p transcriptional activators; may bind the IME1 promoter under all growth conditions to negatively regulate its transcription in the absence of a positive regulator that binds more effectively; repressor activity may depend on phosphorylation by PKA; C. albicans homolog (MNL1) plays a role in adaptation to stress); the encoded protein is MSLYPLQRFESNDTVFSYTLNSKTELFNESRNNDKQHFTLQLIPNANANAKEIDNNNVEIINDLTGNTIVDNCVTTATSSNQLERRLSISDYRTENGNYYEYEFFGRRELNEPLFNNDIVENDDDIDLNNESDVLMVSDDELEVNERFSFLKQQPLDGLNRISSTNNLKNLEIHEFIIDPTENIDDELEDSFTTVPQSKKKVRDYFKLNIFGSSSSSNNNSNSLGCEPIQTENSSSQKMFKNRFFRSRKSTLIKSLPLEQENEVLINSGFDVSSNEESDESDHAIINPLKLVGNNKDISTQSIAKTTNPFKSGSDFKMIEPVSKFSNDSRKDLLAAISEPSSSPSPSAPSPSVQSSSSSHGLVVRKKTGSMQKTRGRKPSLIPDASKQFGCEFCDRRFKRQEHLKRHVRSLHMCEKPFTCHICNKNFSRSDNLNQHVKTHASL